A window of Zonotrichia leucophrys gambelii isolate GWCS_2022_RI chromosome 11, RI_Zleu_2.0, whole genome shotgun sequence contains these coding sequences:
- the GINS2 gene encoding DNA replication complex GINS protein PSF2, with protein sequence MEPAEVEFLAEKELVTIVPNFSLDRIHLIGGDLGPFNPGLPVEVPVWLAINLKQRQKCRLIPPEWMDVGKLEEIRDQERKEDTFTPMPSPYYMELTKLLLNYASDNIPRADEIRTLVKDTWDTRMAKLRLSADSFVRQQEAHAKLDNLTLMEINTTGTFLTQALDHMYKLRTNLQPGEGSHSQDF encoded by the exons ATGGAGCCGGCCGAGGTGGAGTTCCTGGCCGAGAAGGAGCTGGTGACGATCGTGCCCAACTTCAGCCTCGACCGGATTCACCTCATCGGG ggagATCTGGGTCCCTTCAACCCTGGCTTGCCAGTGGAAGTGCCTgtgtggttggccattaatctgaagcagaggcagaagtgTCGGCTCATTCCCCCAGAGTGGATGGATGTTG GGAAACTGGAGGAAATCCGGGATCAGGAGCGGAAGGAGGACACCTTCACCCCAATGCCCAGTCCCTACTACATGGAGCTCAccaagctgctgctgaactA TGCCTCTGACAACATCCCCAGGGCGGACGAGATCCGGACGCTGGTGAAGGACACGTGGGACACGCGCATGGCCAAGCTGCGCCTGTCCGCCGACAGCTTCGTGCGGCAGCAGGAGGCTCACGCCAAG CTGGATAACTTAACCCTGATGGAGATCAACACCACTGGGACTTTCCTCACCCAGGCCTTGGACCACATGTACAAGCTCCGGACCAAcctccagcctggagagggcTCCCACTCCCAGGACTTCTGA